The following are from one region of the Procambarus clarkii isolate CNS0578487 unplaced genomic scaffold, FALCON_Pclarkii_2.0 HiC_scaffold_107, whole genome shotgun sequence genome:
- the LOC138360312 gene encoding uncharacterized protein: MNEEKGWSLRADYCTHEVDTLTAVGRAAATMTDTGSTLGSRPRCRRLPTSHTRPEASLTGLVPVRAGSSDDQSYDIVHSAPTWVYNPCSTPCLLNTKLLLGQYPILTPDITRRCRPCSCEKQASPRRRQQFPRTSCPATVRTLFNSLQPATRRTYRAKWVEYAAYVSAGRRGECPFDAAPSTLVNFLQSLLSRGLAYRSLHAYLAAIAFVCKLHGRRDPTRQFLVTQLLKGARNSAQRAPARRLPVTRSLLHRLLRALGGVCNSAYEKSCYRALFSLAFHACLRPGEAVYVEHGRHTLNLEQVSLTTAGIYSVWQ, translated from the exons ATGAACGAGGAAAAGGGATGGAGCCTGAGGGCAGACTACTGCACCCATGAAGTCGACACCCTCACCGCTGTGGGGCGGGCCGCAGCGACAATGACGGACACGGGGTCGACCCTGGGGAGTCGGCCTCGGTGTAGGCGGCTTCCCACTTCCCACACCCGCCCTGAGGCCAGCCTTACAGGATTGGTCCCTGTGAGGGCGGGCTCCAGCGATGACCAGTCTTACGACATCGTGCACAGCGCCCCTACTTGGGTGTACAATCCCTGTTCAACTCCCtgcttactcaacacaaagctgctattaggacaatatccaattctgaccccagacatcactcg ACGCTGCCGCCCTTGTTCCTGCGAGAAGCAGGCCTCGCCGAGACGCCGACAACAGTTCCCGCGCACCTCCTGCCCTGCAACTGTGAGGACCCTATTCAACTCCCTGCAGCCAGCGACGAGGCGTACTTACAGGGCTAAGTGGGTGGAGTacgccgcctacgtctcggcaggGCGGCGAGGAGAATGCCCCTTTGATGCTGCACCTTCGACTCTGGTGAACTTCCTGCAATCTCTGCTCTCGCGGGGCCTGGCTTACCGCTCTCTGCACGCCTATCTAGCGGCCATCGCCTTCGTCTGCAAGCTACACGGTAGGAGGGACCCAACTCGGCAGTTCCTGGTCACCCAACTCCTCAAAGGGGCACGTAACTCCGCACAGCGGGCCCCTGCACGGCGTCTCCCTGTGACGAGGAGCCTCCTGCATCGCCTGCTGCGGGCACTGGGAGGCGTATGTAACTCTGCCTATGAGAAGTCTTGCTACAGGGCGCTCTTCTCCCTGGCTTTCCACGCCTGCCTACGCCCGGGTGAGGCGGTCTACGTGGAGCATGGACGACACACGCTCAACCTTGAGCAGGTATCACTTACGACGGCAGgaatatattctgtttggcaataa